Part of the Halorhabdus utahensis DSM 12940 genome, CAAGCCATCGAGGAGCTTCAAGAGTGGATCGACGACCGCGCCGAGGATCTCGGTCTCGACGCCTAACACAGCGACACGACTACATTCTCACCCGATATTTCTGAAGTGGGGTTCGCCGATTCTGACAGGTAGCCGGCCTCTTTTCCGCACAATCCACCAATCTTGAGGGGGCGTGGTAGAAGAATATATATGCATCATCTGACTAGGTTAGCCCATGGCACGCCCCCTCACGCGAGAGACGCGCGCCGCTCTTGCATTCCAACTGATACATGCTGTGATACAGGCCGCGTTGCCGTTCGTGGCCCCCCCGACAGCGTATCCGTTCCTGGCAGGTGGCGGTTTCGTTCTCGCGATCGCAGCACTCGCCGGTGCTTTCAGTACGATCCGCGGTCGGATCGAGTCGCTCGAATCGACGCGGACGGACCTCGAGCGCCGGATCGATGATCTACAAGCCGATCGATCCGCGCTCGAAGCGGACCGGTCGACACTCCAGCGAGAACTCGCGGACGCGCGCGAAACGATCGAGTCGCTCCGTGCGCAGTCCGATCGACCAGTCGCCGCAGGGACCGCGTTGACACCGGACGGCGGGACGCGGGTCGGCAACGACGAGGCCGGCGAGTTCGACACGACAGTGACCCAGTACGCACAGACGATCGGCGCGGCCGGCGAGGGCAACCTGACGGTCCGGTTGCCCGCCGATGCCGATTCCGGGTCGCTGTCGGAACTCGCCGACCGCTTCAACGAAACCGTCGTCGCCTTCGAGCGGACGATCCGGGCGGCCGACGAGTTCAGCGACGACGTCGCGGATTCCAGTGGACAGGTTTCGACAGCAACCGAAGCCGTCCGGGAGGCCAGCGAGACGATGGCCGACAGCATCCAGGACATCGCCGATGCCTTCCACGAACAACACGAGCAGGTGACGGGGATCTCCGAGGAGATGGGCCAGATGTCGGCGACGATCGAGGAAGTCGCCGCCTCCTCGGACGAGGTCGCCGAGAAGGCCGACCAGACCGAACGCCGGACGGTCGAGGGGATCGAGTCCGCGCGTGACGTCAGCGACGCGATGAACGAGGTCGACGACCAGACAGAACACGTCGTCGAAACCGTCGAGACCCTCGACAACCGGATGGACGAGGTCGGACAGATCGTCGACCTCATCGACGACATCGCCGAGCAGACCAACATCCTCGCGTTGAACGCCTCCATCGAGGCTGCCCACGCGAGCAACGGCAACAACAACGGCTTTACCGTCGTCGCAGACGAGGTCAAGAGCCTCGCCGAGGAGACCAAGGAGGCCACCGGCGAGATCGAGAGCCTGATCACCGACATCCAGGATCAGACGACCCAGACCGTCGAGGAGATGCAGACGATGCGGGAAACCGTCAGTGAGGGCCAGGAGACGATGGACGAGGGTCTGTCAGCCCTTGAGTCGGTCCTGGATCACGTCCAGGACACGACCAGCGGCATCAAGGAGATCAGCGAGGCGACCGACGACCAGGCTGCCTCCAGCGAGGAAGTCGCGAGCATCGCCGACAGCGCCGCCGAGATCAGCCGCGAAAACATGGAGGAAGCCGAGAGCGTCGCCGCCATCGCCGAGGAGCAAACGCTGGCCCTCGGCGAGATGTACGTCAACGCCAAGACGCTCAGCATGCGCGCAAAGCAACTCTCGACGCTGTTCGATCGCTACGAGACGGAATAACGCAGACCGGCAAAGGGGTGGCCAAGAGAGTGCGGGTGGTTTCCTGACGGAAAATGTGTCTACAGGGCAGTGAGTGTCCAGCATGTCGTCAATTGCAAATCTCACCAGATACGCCGGTCTCGACAACGACTCTGTCAATCTGGAGTCTCTGACGCATCTCCGCCGGACCCCTGCGCATCGTCATCGTCGGCAGCGTCTGTCTCAGCTGTGGGCGTCGTGGCTTCCTGCTGTTCGGATGCCTCGTCTGCACCGGCCCCCACAGCGCCGTCCTCGTCAGCAGCATCCGTCTCGGATCCGGACTCCGTAGCCGTCGGTTGTTCGAGGGGATCAACCTCGTCTGCGTTTGGTTCTGTCGCCGCCTGTTGTTCGTGTTCGGAGGCATCCGTTTCGCCGGTCTCGACGGCGTCGAGGTTATCGGCGACGGCGGCCATGGCTTCGGCCGCCTCGTCGACGTCTTCGAGGACGCTGTTGGTGTGCATCCGCATCTCGTTGGACGCCCGTATCGTCCCGTCGACCGTCGCGTTTTCGTGGAGCGCGACGTTTTCGGCGGAGATGTCACCCCAGACGTGGACGCCAGGGCCGATCGAGACAGTGCCGTTTCGTGTCGTCACGTCACCCTTGATCTCGCTGGCACGTCCCACCGTGAGGTCGTTTTTCGCCCGGAGGCTGCCGAAGACAGTGGTGTCCCGGCCGACGGTGAGTGACTCGGCACGGAGGTTGCCGTGAAGTCGACAGTCATCACCGATCCGGGCCGGCGCGGAAACCCGCCAGGCGTCGTCGCTGACGTGTGTCCCGCGGGGGACGAGCAGCGGCTGGGCCTCCCGGTCGGCGTCCAGTGCCGCCGCGAGGACGTCCTCGGCGGTGTCCTCTTCACCGATCCGCAGCAAGTGACTGAGATAGACGAACAGGAAGACGATCGTCGGCATCGGGTTTCGGATGACAATCCAGCCGTTGGCCTCGAACCCCTCGTCGATATCGACGTCGTCACCGATGTCGAGATCCCCCGCGACTTTCAGTTCCCCGCCGATGTGGACGCGTTCGCCGAGATACGCGTCCTCGCCGACGAGGACGTCCTCGGCGACGTCACACCACATGTCGAGCCGACAGTCACCCTCGGCCTCGATGTGGCCCTCGAAACGGGTCCGTTCGCCCGCGATGACGTTGTTCCCCCGGACGCCGAACTCGACAGTGCTCTGGCCCCCGACGATCACGTCACTGTCAGTGACGAGGTCGTGCTCCTCGACGGTCGTCCCGTCGGGGATTACCAGTTCTTCGAGCGGCGTCGATCGCAGCACGTCCCTATCTGTGAAATCCACTGTATTAAACCCCGACCATGTTCCGAGCCTGCATTACCGCTCGATCGGCCGCTAGTTGCCGGCTAACGGGGGCTGTAGAATGACGGCTCCAAGAGGCTTTTATCCGGGTGCGTGCAATCTCTTCGTATGACCGCCCTGTCATTCGACGAAGACGGCGTCGATGTCGTCTACGAGGGAACCGACTTCCGCCTCGACAAGCAGATGATCGAGGACGCAGTAGGGAAGTCCTACCCCGACGTGACGGACCACGAGGTGCTCCAGCTGGTCGACCCCGAGCCGTCGCTGTCCGGCGAGCCACAGCGGATCGCGGAGATCATTCCGTAGCGGTCCACAAAATCCGCTTGGCGAGTCTACCCCTCGTACTCGCTGCCGACAACTTCCCGAATTCGCTCGGCAGTTACCTCGCCGACGCCATCGACGTCCAGGAGGTCGTCCTCGTTTGCGGTCATCACCGCTTGCACACTGCCGAAGTGTTCGAGCAGCGTCCGCGCGATGACCGGCCCCACGTCGGCGATCGACGCGACGACGTACGCCTGCTGTTCGGGCAGCGTCTTCGAGCCCTTCTCGCCGTGAACACTGATTTCGCGGTCGTCGGTCTCCTGCTCGCGAGTGGCGATGGTCGCCAGGAGGTCGGCCGTCTCGCCCTCGTCTTCGGTCCGGAGGACGCTCGCGCCGAAGTCGACCGCGAGCGACGCCAACGCGCCCCGAATCGCGTTCGGATGGACGTTGCGCTCCTCGTAGAGTCCGTCACCCTCCAGAATCACGACCGGCCGGTCGTAATAGCGGGCGTCGTCTTTGACCTGCTCGAACATCGAGCGATCGCCGCCGGTCAGCGTATCGAGGAAGTCCGAAATCGTCTTGCGTTCGACGACGACGCGATCCGAGAGGACGTAGTCGCCCACGTCCAGGGTCTCCAGGCGGGTCTCGAAGCCGTCGCGACGCGAGAGATCACGCCCGATCGAAGCGTCGAGTTCGCGCTGGTCGATGACGACCTCGACTGCCTCCTCGCCGCCGGCCGTCGCGACCGTCCCCTCCTCGTCCGGCTCGGGGTCGGTTTGCTCCGTGGGTGACTCGGTGGCGTCATCGTCTCCCGGTGCGAACGCGTCCAGGCCGGTCTGGCCGTCGTCCTCGGCGTCATCGGCTGCTCCCTGGACGGCTTGCTCGTCATCATCGTCGGCGTCTGCCGGGTCGTCAGTCGTCTCTCCGGCACTGTCGGCCGTGTCGTTTCCGGCGGCCGTGTCATCCGAATCCGCGGACGCCTCCCCGTATCCCTCCAGCCCCATCTGTTCGCGGAGGTGGCTCTCGATGTCGCCGGCCATGTCCTTCAGCGTCCGGAGTTCGTCCTCCATGCGCTTCTCGTCCTGGCGGGCCTTCCAGAAGTAGGCCTCGTCGCGGGTGTCCTCGGCGATCAGGACCACGACCGCGCCCTCGGTCTGGCGGCCGGTCCGGCCCTTGCGCTGGATCGACCGGATCGCTGTCGGGACGGGTTCGTAGAAAAGAACCAGATCGACTTCCGGGACGTCCAGGCCCTCTTCAGCGACGCTGGTCGAGACAAGGACCTCGAATTCGCCGGCCCTGAAGGCTTCTAAGGTCTCCTGCTGTTCGGTCTGGGTCATGCCGTCGCTGCCGTCGGTGTCACTCTGGCCGACGAACTTCTCGACACTGAAATGCTCGCCTAAGAAGTCCGTCAGCGTCTCGGCGGTGTCCCGGGACTCGGTGAAGACGATCACGCGCTCGCCGTCGTGGATGCCCAGCGTCTCGGCGATCTGCATCCGCGTCCGGCGGAACTTCGGATGGAGGTCCTCGAAGTCCTCGGCCTTCCGGCGGGCCTCCCGGACTTTCGGCGCGCTGATGAGGCGCTGATCGGCCTTCGAAGCGCCCGACGACCGGGCAGCCTCCCGGAGACGTTCGAGATACCGGCGCAGGCTCTCGACGCTCTGGGTTTCGGCGTAGGTCACGGCCGTCCGGAGTTTCCGGACCTCGGCGAGCAGGCTCATCCCCTGATACCCCTCCGATTGGTCGTTGTCCATCAACTCCCGGAGCTTGGCCTGGATCTTCCGGATCTCCCGCTCGGAGACGTCGGCCTGGGTCGAGGACGTCACCCCGAGTTCCTTCAACTGCGTCATCCGGTCGTGGATGACGTCCTGGAGGGCGTCGCGGATCTCGATGACCGGTTCGGGCAGCTCGACGCGTTCCCAGTTGACGCTCGTGTTGTGGGTGTAGGCCTCGACGTCGGCGTCCTCGCTGGTCATCACCTCGACCTCGCGGATGCCGAGGTTGTCACACACCCCGAGGATCGCCTCCTCGTCGTCGCCGGGCGAGGCGCTCATGCCCGTCACAAGGGGGTCGTCGCTGTCCTCGTGGTAGCGCTCGGCGATGTAGGTGTAGGGGTACTCCCCGCTCGCACGGTGGCACTCGTCGAACGTACAGTGGGTAACCGGCGAGAGATCGATCCGCGAACCGAGGAGGTCGTTCTCGACGACCTGCGGGGTGGCGATCACGACAGTCGCGTCGTCCCACAGCGCGGCGCGGTCGTCGGGCCGGACTTCGCCCGTGAAGACGACGATCTCCTCGTCGTCGATCGTGAGGGCTTCGCGGTAGAAATCGGCGTGTTGCTGGACCAGCGGTTTGGTCGGCGCGAGCAGCAGCGACTTCCCGCCGACCGCGTGGAGTCGCTCGGCGGTCACCAGCAGGCTGACGGTCGTCTTGCCCAACCCGGTCGGGAGGCAGACCAGCGTGTGATCGGCCGCGGCAGCGTCGGCCAATTGGATCTGGTAGCCCCGGTTCTCCAAGACGCCGGGCTCGAGCAGCGGGCGATCGATAGATTCCTCGGACGCGTCAGTAGCCGCCATCTGTCCGCTGATTCGTGTCGTTCGCGGTTAAGGGTTCTTGTAGCGCGGTGAAAGTGAAGCGGCCGTCTCCTCGAGTTCCAGCAGTGTCGGTCAAACCCCCAGCGCCGGCAGGTACTCGATGGCAACGAACATCGCGACGGCGGCCGACGGCGCGATCGTGAGGTTGTCGTCGACGACGTACCCACGGATCACCGGCTTGGCTCCGTCCGCTACGGTCGCCGCCAGGCCACCGAGGATCGCGGGAAGTGGCGGGACGAACGCGCTTGCGATGAGCGTCGTGAGGCCGAACATCGCCAACAGCACCCACGTCTGTTTGACGGCCTGGAGTTCGCCCGCACCGAGCAGGCCACTGAATGGATCACCGATCGTCAGCATGAGCATCGCCGGGACTGCCACGGGCGATGGGTCGAACGGACTGCCAATCAGCGGGTCGGCTCCCGCCGGCGGAAACGCAAATGCAACGACCGTGAGCCCGACGCCGCCCAGGAAGTACGCCGCAAGGTTCTCCTGTTCATATTCACGGGTGAGCCGATCGAAGATCCACCAGTCGAGACCGACATACAGCCGGACGATCTCGAGACCGAGCGCGCCGACCATCGCGAGGACCAGCAACGCCTGGACGTGTCGCCAGGTCAGCTCCGCGACGAACACGTAGGCAAGCGGAAGCACGCTCGTACTCGCGTGGACGAGTCGGCGAGTGACTTCGTCGTCGATGCGATCGAGGAAAGAGGCGAACACGGTTTCAGAGATTCTGGAAGGTACTGTCGCCCTCGACGAGGGCCTCGATAGTCGAAGCGAGATCGTCGGCAGCGACGCGGGTCTGGTCGGTGCTGTCTCGATCTCGGATCGTCACGGTCCCGTCTTCGAGGGTGTCGTAGTCGACGGTCACGCAATAGGGTGTGCCGACCTCGTCCTGGCGGCGGTAGCGACGGCCGATGGCCCCGGAGTCGTCGTAGGCCACCGCAAGGCCGTCCGCCCGAAGTTCGGCGGCAATCTCGCGGGCACGCTCGCCGAGGCCGTCCTTGTCCATCAGCGGAAAGACACCGACCGTGGTCGGTGCGACCGCGGGCGGCAGTTCGAGGTAGGTTCGCTCCTCGCCATCGACTTCGTCCTCCCGGTAGGAATGATCGAGTGCCGTATACAGCGCCCGGTCGATCCCCAGCGAGGGCTCGACGACGTGGGGCATGATGTGCTCGCCGGACTCGGTGACCTCCTCGATCGCGAAGCCGGTCTGCTCGACCGGGACGGTGTACGCCTCGCCGTCGACCTCGACCGTGACGTCCTCGCCCGCGAAGGCGTCGGGATCGTCCTCGGCCAGTGCTTCGAGTGCGTCGGCGACATCGCCCGCCGCCCCGCCGAACTCGGGGCCGAGATAGCCCATCTCCGGATCGACGGTCGGCTGCTCGACAGTTACCGGGTCGTCGTACTGCTTGAAGATCGTGAACTCCGCCTCGGAGTGAGCGTCGTGTTTCGAGAGATCGTAATCCGCGCGATAGGCGAACCCGCCGAGTTCGATCCAGTCGGGATCCTCATCCGGGTCGCTCACGTCACCCTCGGCGTCCCAGCAGTCCTCGGAATAGTGGGCGAGTTCGCCCGGCCGGTGCTGGCGAAAGCGAAAGCGATCCATGTCGAGGCCGATGGCCGCGTACCACTCCGCGGCGACGCCCAGATAGTAGGCGATCCACGGGTCGGCGACGATCCCATCCTCGACCGCCTCGCCGATCGTCATCTCGACTGGCTCGCCGTCCGCGCGGTCCTGCGCTTCGGCGGGGTAGAACTGCGCGGTCACGTCGGCCACGGCGGAGAGATCCGGCTCGTCTTCCTCAGGATCGACGAACAGTTCGAGTTCGGCCTGGGTGAACTCCCGGACGCGAAGCAGGGACTTGCGGGGACTGATCTCGTTGCGGTAGGCCCGGCCGATCTGGGTGACGCCGAAGGGCAACTGGTTGCGGGCGTATTCGGCGAACTGTGGGAACTCGATGAAGATCCCCTGGGCAGTTTCGGGCCGAAGGTACCCCGGCGAGGAGCTGCCGGGGCCGATGTTCGTCTCGAACATGAGGTTGAACTGCTCGATTGCCTGGCCAGCCAGCCCCGTCCCACAGGTCGGACACGCGAGCTCGTACTCGGCGACGACCTCCTCGATGCGTTCCGGGGCCAGGGACTCGGCCTCCTCGATCCCGGTCTCGCCGTCCTCGACGATGTGGTCGGCGCGGTGGGATTGCCCGCACTCGGGACACTCGACGAGCATGTCGTCGAACCCGTCGAGATGGCCCGACGCCTCGAAGACCGGTTCCGGTAGGACCGTGGGGGCGTCGATCTCCATGTGGCCCTCTTGGATCGCGAATCGGTCGCGCCAGGTCTCCTCGACGTTGCGTTTCATCGCAGCCCCCTGCGGGCCGAACGTGTAGAAGCCGGAGACGCCGCCGTAGGCATCCGCAGACTGGAGGAAGAAGCCGCGGCGCTTGGCGAGTTCGACCAGGGCCTCGGCGCTGACCGACGTCATTGTACGGCCTTGATCACGTCGATGTCGCGGACGATGCCCGCGAGGTCGTCACCCGAGACGAGCGGGATCTGCTCGATCTCGTGGCGGATCAACAGCTGGGCCGCCTCCTTGGCGGTCCGACGGCTGCCGACGGTCACGAGATCGGCCGTCATGTACTCGCTGACCGGCTCATCGGGGAACTCCACGTTCCGCGTCGGCATGTAGCGGTTCCCGACAGCCTTGATCCCCTCCCACATCCACTCGTCGTCCTGGTTGGCGATGGACTCGCCGGTGCCGGTCTCGCCCTCGACGACCTCGGCGACCTCGATCACGTCGACCTCGGTCAGAATGCCGGCGACTTCGGCGTCATCGTCGAGAACGACGCCGTAAGGGACATCCGCGTGTGAGAGTTCGCGTTCGGCGACACCCAGCGGCGCACCGGCGTAGACACAGTTGACGTCCGGTCGGGCCAGCTCCCCGACCGGCGTGTCGCCGTCGTCGACGCCGCCCTCGGCGAGCGCGCGGATGACGTCGGTTATCGTGACGATCCCCTCGAGCTGTCCGTCGACGACGGGGATCCGGCGCTCGCCGGTCTCGACCATCGTCCGCGCGACGCTCGCGAGGGACGTCTCGCCAGTCGTCGTCGGGACATCCTCGACGAGCATCGCGAGCTGATCCTCGTCCGGGTTTTTGATGAGCGCGTCTCGCGTGACGAGCCCGCGACACTCCTCACCTGCGTCAGTCTCTTTGATCACTGGAACGGACGAGAACTGTCGTTCCTGTAAGTACTCGAGGACATCGTCCCGGGTGCCCGGTAACTCGGCCGTGACGACGTCAACTCGTGGCGTCATGACGTCAGCGACGTTCATACTGGAGAATACTCTTCGGCCCTCCTACTAAGTCCTTACACATCCGTGCTATCGTTCGACGTGTTCGCGCGGCGCGTCGGTCGCGCGTCAGACACGGTTTCGGTATTCCCTATGGTCTTTCGGCACGTTTATGTATGGGTGTTACCAACTAACATAGTATGTCGCAAGAGCCCGACGCGCTCGCGGCAGACGTCGCAGTGGACCGTGAAGTCATGGCAGCCGTCGAGCGAGACGAGCAAGCCGTATTCGTCATCGCCGACGTCACCCGCGACAACGCGTATCTCTCGATGGACCTCGAGGACGCGGCGACACTGTCCGCGTGGCGGTAGGGCTCACTGCGGTGAGGAACGGTCTCCGATCAGCGAGTGTCGTTCATCGGACCAGTCTCTCCAAGGACCGACACTGCCCAGTCGGTCTGGGGCCACCCAGTCGGTGACTTCCCGGTTCGCCGAGAGAAAACAAGCGTTATGCCGACCGGCAGTGTCACCCCCAATATGGAGATCGTAGTTACGAGTTCCGTCGAGGACGCGGGACTGGCGGCACTCACCGACGCGGGCCACGACGTCCGGACCGTCTCGGTCGACGGGGCTGAGGAACTGGCTGTGGCCGCCGAGGGAGCGGCTGCGTTGATCGTCGACGAGGAGACACCGGTACCTGCCGCGGTGTTCGAGCGTGCAACGGACGTACAGATCGTCGGCCGAACCGGGATCGACGTCGACGGGATCGACGTGGCCACGGCGACCGAACACGGCGTGATCGTCGCCAACGGCCCGGAGGCAGACGTCCAGGCGGTGGCCGAATACATCATCGGGCTGCTGTTCGCCACGGCGCGAGGGATTCCCCAGGGCCACGTTCGACTGAAAGACGGCGAGTGGGCCAAAGGCGACATCATCGGCTCGGAACTCGACGGCAAGACCGCCGGACTTGTCGGCTTCGACAGCGTCGGCCAGGAGGTCGCCAAACGACTCGACAACTTGGGGCTCGACGTCGTCGTCTACGCACCCGACGGGGATGGCGAGCGGGCCGCACAGATCGGTGCCGAACGCGTCGATCTCGACACCTGCCTCGACCGCGCGGACTTCCTCTCGATGCACGCGGGAGCCGATGCGATCCAGTTGGGCGAACGCGAACTCGACGCACTCGGGGAAGCCTACCTCGTCAACGGAACGGACGGAAATGTCGTCGACGAGTCGGCACTCGCGAACGCTGCCGAAGACGGTGATCTTCAGGGAGCAGCCCTCGACGCCGTGTCGGTCTCGCCGCTGCCGGACGACAGCCCACTCCGGGACGTCGAAAACATCCTCGTTACGCCCGAGATCGCCAGCCACACCGCAACGAACGGCGAGTCGGCGTCCGCGAGCGTCGCGGCTCAGGTACTCGCCGCATTCGACGGCCAGCCGGTCAGCAACGCCGTCAACGTGCCGTCGATTCCACCCGACGCGTATCCGGTCGTCAAACCATATGCTGACCTGACGGAAACAGTCGCCCGGATCGCGATCCAGCTGTTCGACGGTGACCTCGAATCGGTATCCATCGAATACGCCGGCGACATCGTCACCGAAACGATCGAGCCCATCACGGCCGCCGGGCTCACTGGCGTGTTCGATCCGCTCGGCTGGGACGCAAACCAGGTCAACGCGCGGCACGTCGCCGACGAGCACGGCATCGACGTCGACGTCTCGACGATCCGAGAAGCGCCCGACTTCCAGAACCTGGTGACCGTCACCGTCAGCGGTGGCGGTGACGAACTCAGCGTCGAAGGAACGCAGTTCGCCGACGGCGAGCCCCGCATCGTCAGTATCGACCGCTACTGGGTCGAGGCGATCCCCCACGGCCACATGCTGATCGTCCGCAACGCCGACGAGCCGGGCGTGATCGGGTTCATCGGAACCGTGCTTGGCGAATACGACGTCAACATCGCCGGCATGTTCAACGCCCGGGAAGCCATCGGCGGCGAGGCGCTGTCGGTGTACAATCTCGACGACGAACCCGGCGAGGACGTCCTGGCTGCGCTTAACGACGACGACCGCATCCTCGAGACCACCGTCGTCGAACTCAACGGACAGAACGCCCGCGAGTGAGGACTCCCACGGCCACTGCTCCGGCGTCAGTCCCTCCCACACTCCGGATCACCGGTTGGCGCGGTCCACACGAAACACCCGTCCGTGGCCTCACCACCGTAGGTTCCCCAGAGTCGATCCCTGGCGGCGACGGCCCGGTGGACCGGCGAGGGGTTCTCGATCGGCGGCCCGCCGCGGTCGGTCGTCGCTATCCGGACTGATTCGGAAGCTGAGCGGTGGGTTACACTGTCTCCCCGGCTCACCCCACACGCCAGCCGCAGTTTCCCGTCGAGACGTGGTTCCGGCGGCTGCAACCGATTTCGTTCTGTCGACGACGAATCGTGATCAGCTGACATAGCAACACACGATGGACGTCACGCATCAAAAAGCGCCGGCAGACGCGCGTCCGCTCCGTGCATGACGGGCGCGCGATCCACGGCGGAATCGTCCCCCAACTCAGGACCGCAGATGTTCGAGCACGTCGTCGGTGTCGGCGGGAACCGGTTCGGGGTCGGTTCCCGCCTCCGCGGCCGCGTCGGGATCTTTCAGGAGGTGCCCGGTCGTCAGGCAGACCACCTGCTCGTCAGCGGTGACGACGCCCTCCTCACGGAGTTTTCGAAGGCCAGCGATCGAAGCGGCCGAAGCGGGTTCGACCCCGACCCCTTCCTCGGCGAGGGATCGCTGGGCGTCGGTGATCTCCTCGTCGCTAACAGCGATGGCCGTCCCGCCAGTCTCGCGGATGCCCGGCAGTGCCTTTGGTGCGTTGACCGGGTTGCCGATCCGGATCGCCGTCGCTCTGGTCTCGACATCGTCCCAGCGCTCGATGTGATCCCAATCGTGCTCGATAGCCTCGACCATCGGTGCCGCGCCCGCGGCCTGGACGCCCGTGATCTTCGGGATCTGGTCCTCGTCGATTGCCCCGGTCGCTTCGAGTTCCCGGAAGGCCTTGTACAGCGCGGCCGTGTTGCCCGCGTTGCCGACCGGCAGCACGATCCGGTCAGGGAAAGCCCCCTCCTCGTCGCGGAACTGCTCCATGATCTCGAGGCCGATGGTCTTCTGGCCCTCCAGTCGGAACGGGTTCAGCGAGTTGAGCAGGTAGGCCTCGCCGCGGTCGGCCAGGTCCTTGACGATATCCAGACACCGATCGAAGTTGCCATCGACCTCCAGAATCCGCGCGCCATGGAGACTCGCCTGGGCGATCTTTCCGGCGGCGACTTTCCCTGCCGGCAGGAGCACGAGCACTTGCAATCCCGCCCGGGAGCCGTAGGCCGACAGCGCCGCGGAGGTGTTGCCCGTCGAGGCGCAGGCCAGCCGACCCACGCCCACTTCCTGGGCGACCCGAACACCCACCGTCATCCCGCGGTCCTTGAAGCTGCCCGTCGGGTTCATCCCCTCGTGTTTGACTCGCAGGCGCTCGACGCCGATCTCGTCTTCGAGTCGCGGGACATTGTGGAGTGGCGTGTCGCCCTCCGGGAGGGAGACCCCTTCGTCGAAGGGAAGTGCGTCGCTGTAGCGCCAGACGCCGCCGTGAAACGCCGACTCGTCGTCCCCGAAGTCCGCGAACGTCGGCAGGTCAGCGTACCGGACCTCGAGCAGCCCCTCACACTCGTCGCACGTGTAGCGAATCCCCGCAAAGGGCGGGAAGTGCTCGCCACACTCGATGCAGGTCAGCCAGACGCCGTCGGTCGCCTCGGTTGGCTCCTCCTGGGTGATCTCTAGATAGCTCATTGTGTCACCCGACGTGGGCCACCAGAAAAAAGCCGCGGATCCACCTTTTTACTTCGGAGGGTTCGCTCGCGAACCCTCCTCGCAAAAAGCTGGGCCAAAAACACCTGCTGGCTCAGCCTTCGGCTTCGCCAGCAGCGAAACGCTGTCTTCGACAGCGTATGCTTACGACGACCGATCGGCCAGCCACACCAGCCCCCTCTTCTG contains:
- a CDS encoding DEAD/DEAH box helicase, translating into MAATDASEESIDRPLLEPGVLENRGYQIQLADAAAADHTLVCLPTGLGKTTVSLLVTAERLHAVGGKSLLLAPTKPLVQQHADFYREALTIDDEEIVVFTGEVRPDDRAALWDDATVVIATPQVVENDLLGSRIDLSPVTHCTFDECHRASGEYPYTYIAERYHEDSDDPLVTGMSASPGDDEEAILGVCDNLGIREVEVMTSEDADVEAYTHNTSVNWERVELPEPVIEIRDALQDVIHDRMTQLKELGVTSSTQADVSEREIRKIQAKLRELMDNDQSEGYQGMSLLAEVRKLRTAVTYAETQSVESLRRYLERLREAARSSGASKADQRLISAPKVREARRKAEDFEDLHPKFRRTRMQIAETLGIHDGERVIVFTESRDTAETLTDFLGEHFSVEKFVGQSDTDGSDGMTQTEQQETLEAFRAGEFEVLVSTSVAEEGLDVPEVDLVLFYEPVPTAIRSIQRKGRTGRQTEGAVVVLIAEDTRDEAYFWKARQDEKRMEDELRTLKDMAGDIESHLREQMGLEGYGEASADSDDTAAGNDTADSAGETTDDPADADDDDEQAVQGAADDAEDDGQTGLDAFAPGDDDATESPTEQTDPEPDEEGTVATAGGEEAVEVVIDQRELDASIGRDLSRRDGFETRLETLDVGDYVLSDRVVVERKTISDFLDTLTGGDRSMFEQVKDDARYYDRPVVILEGDGLYEERNVHPNAIRGALASLAVDFGASVLRTEDEGETADLLATIATREQETDDREISVHGEKGSKTLPEQQAYVVASIADVGPVIARTLLEHFGSVQAVMTANEDDLLDVDGVGEVTAERIREVVGSEYEG
- a CDS encoding polymer-forming cytoskeletal protein: MDFTDRDVLRSTPLEELVIPDGTTVEEHDLVTDSDVIVGGQSTVEFGVRGNNVIAGERTRFEGHIEAEGDCRLDMWCDVAEDVLVGEDAYLGERVHIGGELKVAGDLDIGDDVDIDEGFEANGWIVIRNPMPTIVFLFVYLSHLLRIGEEDTAEDVLAAALDADREAQPLLVPRGTHVSDDAWRVSAPARIGDDCRLHGNLRAESLTVGRDTTVFGSLRAKNDLTVGRASEIKGDVTTRNGTVSIGPGVHVWGDISAENVALHENATVDGTIRASNEMRMHTNSVLEDVDEAAEAMAAVADNLDAVETGETDASEHEQQAATEPNADEVDPLEQPTATESGSETDAADEDGAVGAGADEASEQQEATTPTAETDAADDDDAQGSGGDASETPD
- a CDS encoding DUF5800 family protein — translated: MTALSFDEDGVDVVYEGTDFRLDKQMIEDAVGKSYPDVTDHEVLQLVDPEPSLSGEPQRIAEIIP
- the glyS gene encoding glycine--tRNA ligase, which encodes MTSVSAEALVELAKRRGFFLQSADAYGGVSGFYTFGPQGAAMKRNVEETWRDRFAIQEGHMEIDAPTVLPEPVFEASGHLDGFDDMLVECPECGQSHRADHIVEDGETGIEEAESLAPERIEEVVAEYELACPTCGTGLAGQAIEQFNLMFETNIGPGSSSPGYLRPETAQGIFIEFPQFAEYARNQLPFGVTQIGRAYRNEISPRKSLLRVREFTQAELELFVDPEEDEPDLSAVADVTAQFYPAEAQDRADGEPVEMTIGEAVEDGIVADPWIAYYLGVAAEWYAAIGLDMDRFRFRQHRPGELAHYSEDCWDAEGDVSDPDEDPDWIELGGFAYRADYDLSKHDAHSEAEFTIFKQYDDPVTVEQPTVDPEMGYLGPEFGGAAGDVADALEALAEDDPDAFAGEDVTVEVDGEAYTVPVEQTGFAIEEVTESGEHIMPHVVEPSLGIDRALYTALDHSYREDEVDGEERTYLELPPAVAPTTVGVFPLMDKDGLGERAREIAAELRADGLAVAYDDSGAIGRRYRRQDEVGTPYCVTVDYDTLEDGTVTIRDRDSTDQTRVAADDLASTIEALVEGDSTFQNL
- a CDS encoding methyl-accepting chemotaxis protein: MARPLTRETRAALAFQLIHAVIQAALPFVAPPTAYPFLAGGGFVLAIAALAGAFSTIRGRIESLESTRTDLERRIDDLQADRSALEADRSTLQRELADARETIESLRAQSDRPVAAGTALTPDGGTRVGNDEAGEFDTTVTQYAQTIGAAGEGNLTVRLPADADSGSLSELADRFNETVVAFERTIRAADEFSDDVADSSGQVSTATEAVREASETMADSIQDIADAFHEQHEQVTGISEEMGQMSATIEEVAASSDEVAEKADQTERRTVEGIESARDVSDAMNEVDDQTEHVVETVETLDNRMDEVGQIVDLIDDIAEQTNILALNASIEAAHASNGNNNGFTVVADEVKSLAEETKEATGEIESLITDIQDQTTQTVEEMQTMRETVSEGQETMDEGLSALESVLDHVQDTTSGIKEISEATDDQAASSEEVASIADSAAEISRENMEEAESVAAIAEEQTLALGEMYVNAKTLSMRAKQLSTLFDRYETE
- a CDS encoding diacylglycerol/polyprenol kinase family protein; protein product: MDDEVTRRLVHASTSVLPLAYVFVAELTWRHVQALLVLAMVGALGLEIVRLYVGLDWWIFDRLTREYEQENLAAYFLGGVGLTVVAFAFPPAGADPLIGSPFDPSPVAVPAMLMLTIGDPFSGLLGAGELQAVKQTWVLLAMFGLTTLIASAFVPPLPAILGGLAATVADGAKPVIRGYVVDDNLTIAPSAAVAMFVAIEYLPALGV